One genomic window of Medicago truncatula cultivar Jemalong A17 chromosome 1, MtrunA17r5.0-ANR, whole genome shotgun sequence includes the following:
- the LOC25482986 gene encoding KIN14B-interacting protein At4g14310, which translates to MSTRRSGAAVIDGATTKPTTTTRSITPLTTSRKLPSLNTSSSSSLKENNNPRRSTSRGPIHPTQKPLTRSIPRTDRRSSSSFSSLPRGRSPSPSDLNQTRRVSVDRKDSKSIINPIRKSTERPKSAEKVRTLSNSARVRVRVEENSNSNSNGNSDGSSSNKYQSKLHEKLAFLEGKVKRIASDIKKTKEMLDLNNPDESKFILSDIQDKISGIEKAMVRVVVSEDDNHKVGVVSVNGVEDSKQIKPMNASGLVKGLNSDELEDRLFPHHKLIRDRIMIKDSTVKEKVEIEENVLKSVDENSIALEFLATLGEGSGKVSNHGDPCDGIERGKSGSCSNQKCDIDMVLEADEKLEEFDDQGKENNNNTQEEEGFIADETDEAFNFKLNGIGNKIAAAGWFVSEGEAVLLAHDDATCSYYDIANSEEKSVYIPPPGASPSIWRDCWLIRAQGSDGCSGRYVVAASAGNTIESGFCSWDFYTKEVKAFQFDNGTASSRTALRPLPNNIRRNSTSSTLLSADARQWWYKPCGPLIISTCSSQRGMKVFDVRDGEQVMSWEVQKPVVAMEYSSPLQWRNRGKVVVAEAESITLWDVNSLSPQALVSVPFGGKKISALHVSNTDAELGGGVRKRVSSSEAEGNDGVFCTTDSINILDFRQPSGVGLKIPKHGGVNVQSIFSRGDSVFFGCTASTTMGKRQSSSLIQQFSLRKQELFNTYTFPESNAHSHYAAVSQVWGNSDFVMGVCGLGLYVFDAMKDDDASRVLNMNYDNNNNNNNNGQNLREVVGPDDLYWPSFDYMGSRSLLISRDRPAMWRHLIV; encoded by the exons ATGTCCACTCGTCGCTCCGGTGCCGCCGTCATCGACGGCGCCACCACCAAACCCACCACAACCACCAGATCCATCACTCCTCTAACCACCTCACGCAAGCTCCCTTCTCTCAAcacttcatcatcttcttctttaaaagaaaacaataaccCTCGTAGATCCACTTCTCGTGGACCCATTCACCCAACCCAAAAGCCCTTAACCCGATCCATTCCTCGTACTGATCGTAGatcctcttcttctttctcatcTCTCCCTAGAGGCAGAAGTCCTAGCCCTTCAGATCTCAATCAAACCCGCCGCGTCTCCGTTGATCGAAAAGATTCCAAATCAATCATTAACCCGATTAGAAAATCAACTGAGAGACCCAAAAGTGCTGAAAAGGTTAGAACTTTATCAAATTCTGctagggttagggttagggttgaAGAGAATAGCAATAGTAATAGTAATGGTAATAGTGATGGTAGTAGTAGTAATAAGTATCAGAGTAAGCTTCATGAAAAGCTTGCTTTTTTAGAGGGGAAAGTCAAGAGAATAGCTTCTGATATAAAGAAGACTAAAGAGATGCTTGATTTGAATAACCCTGATGAATCAAAATTTATACTTTCTGATATTCAAGATAAGATTTCTGGGATTGAGAAAGCTATGGTTCGAGTTGTTGTTTCCGAAGATGATAACCATAAAGTTGGTGTTGTTAGTGTTAATGGGGTTGAGGATTCGAAGCAAATTAAGCCGATGAATGCGAGTGGTTTGGTTAAAGGTTTGAACAGTGATGAGCTTGAAGATAGGTTGTTTCCTCATCATAAGTTGATTAGAGATAGGATAATGATTAAGGATTCGACGGTGAAGGAAAAGGTGGAAATTGAAGAGAATGTGTTGAAATCTGTTGATGAGAATTCAATAGCTTTGGAGTTTTTGGCGACACTTGGAGAAGGGAGTGGGAAAGTTTCGAATCATGGCGATCCTTGTGATGGGATTGAGAGAGGGAAGAGTGGTTCATGCAGTAATCAAAAGTGTGATATTGATATGGTGCTTGAGGCGGATGAGAAGCTTGAGGAGTTCGATGATCAAGGGAAAGAGAACAATAATAACACACAAGAGGAAGAAGGGTTTATTGCTGATGAAACTGATGAAGCTTTTAATTTTAAGCTGAATGGGATAGGGAACAAGATTGCTGCGGCTGGTTGGTTTGTATCTGAAGGGGAGGCTGTGCTGCTTGCTCATGATGATGCTACTTGTTCTTATTATGATATCGCCAATTCTGAG GAAAAATCTGTATATATTCCCCCTCCAGGAGCTTCACCTAGCATATGGAGAGATTGCTGGCTAATTCGCGCTCAAGGTTCAGATGGTTGCTCCGGAAGATATGTTGTTGCTGCATCCGCAGGCAACACAATTGAATCCGGCTTTTGTTCTTGGGATTTTTACACAAAAGAAGTGAAAGCTTTCCAATTCGACAATGGAACAGCTTCCTCCAGAACAGCACTTCGACCCTTACCAAATAACATCAGAAGAAATTCTACTAGTTCCACCCTTTTATCAGCAGATGCTAGACAATGGTGGTATAAACCATGTGGACCTCTCATTATTTCTACATGTAGCTCACAGAGAGGTATGAAAGTTTTCGATGTTCGCGATGGAGAGCAAGTCATGAGTTGGGAGGTTCAGAAGCCTGTTGTTGCTATGGAATACTCTAGTCCTTTGCAGTGGAGAAATAGAGGAAAAGTAGTTGTAGCTGAAGCTGAATCCATTACTTTGTGGGATGTAAATTCACTCAGTCCTCAAGCTTTGGTTTCTGTTCCCTTTGGTGGTAAGAAAATTTCAGCTCTCCATGTGAGTAATACCGATGCTGAGCTCGGTGGAGGGGTTCGAAAGAG AGTAAGCTCCTCAGAAGCTGAAGGAAACGATGGTGTGTTCTGCACCACAGATTCTATCAACATATTGGACTTTCGCCAACCATCCGGTGTTGGTCTTAAGATACCAAAACATGGTGGTGTCAATGTACAATCTATTTTCTCTCGCGGCGATTCTGTCTTCTTTGGATGCACCGCTTCCACTACAATGGGGAAAAGACAGTCATCATCGCTAATACAACAATTTTCGTTGCGGAAACAAGAACTATTCAACACCTATACTTTTCCAGAATCCAATGCACACTCACATTACGCAGCAGTTTCACAAGTTTGGGGTAATTCTGACTTTGTCATGGGTGTGTGCGGTTTAGGACTATATGTGTTTGACGCAATGAAAGATGATGATGCATCAAGGGTTCTGaatatgaattatgataataataataataataataataatggtcAGAATCTTAGGGAAGTTGTTGGTCCTGATGACTTATATTGGCCATCCTTTGATTATATGGGATCTCGTTCTCTTTTGATATCAAGAGATCGACCAGCTATGTGGAGGCATCTAATagtttga
- the LOC25482987 gene encoding phosphate transporter PHO1: MVKFSKELEAQLIPEWKDAFVNYKMLKKHIKKIKLSRVPKKEEQAPKGDFGYSIFDSIRFVTNKLFCSSDNNKPNIIQVRRKMMEDSEEEVYETELAQLFSEEDEVHVFFARLDEELNKVNQFYRKQESEFLERRDMLSKQLQILLDLKQLLTDRRRKNNLPPRNSNAEIFSRSPDQSSNYSESCEESDETNSETSQMDEVISTLAKNGVNFVNSATRVKTKKGKPKMAMRIDIPATTPTKAITAVTSILWEDLVNSPIKEGYGEFINKRKIQYAEKMIRSAFVELYKGLGLLKTYSSLNIVAFSKILKKFDKVACQTASASYLKTVKRSHFISSDKVVRLMDEVESIFTKHFASNDRKKAMKFLKPQVQKGSHMVTFFVGLCTGCFVSLFCVYAILAHLCGIFSPNTEPAYMEAVYPVFSVFALLSLHLFMYGCNLYMWKATRINHNFIFEFSPSTALKHRDAFLMCTVFMTAVVGSMVVHLLLRAAGFFPGNVDAIPGILLLFFIALLICPLDIFYRPTRFCFIRVIRNIVCSPFYKVLLVDFFMADQLTSQIPLLRHLETTGCHILSRVFKTHHPETCHSGRLYMEITYIISFLPYFWRALQCIRRWFDDNDVAHLANMGKYVSAMVAAGARVTYGRQDNNIMFVIVIITSVMATMYQLYWDFVKDWGFLNPNSRNAWLRDDLVLKNKSIYYMSMALNVVLRVTWTETVMHFKVGPVQTKLLEFLLASLEVIRRGHWNFYRLENEHLNNVGHYRAVKTVPLPFRDADSDN, translated from the exons atggTGAAATTTTCAAAGGAACTCGAAGCTCAACTAATACCAGAATGGAAAGATGCATTTGTAAACTACAAGATGCTAAAGAAACATATAAAGAAAATCAAACTCTCAAGAGTTCCTAAAAAAGAAGAACAAGCTCCCAAAGGAGACTTTGGTTACTCCATTTTCGATTCGATTCGGTTTGTGactaataagttgttttgttcTTCAGACAATAACAAACCAAATATCATTCAG GTGAGGAGGAAAATGATGGAGGATagtgaagaagaagtgtatgaaACAGAACTTGCACAATTGTTTTCAGAAGAGGATGAAGTGCATGTGTTTTTTGCAAGGCTAGATGAAGAGCTTAATAAGGTGAACCAATTCTATAGGAAACAAGAGAGTGAGTTTCTTGAGAGGCGTGATATGCTTAGCAAACAACTTCAGATCTTGCTTGATCTTAAACAACTTCTCACTGACCGGCGCCGGAAAAATAATCTGCCGCCGAGGAATTCCAATGCCGAGATTTTCTCTCGTTCTCCTGATCAAAGCTCAAATTATTCAG AAAGTTGTGAAGAATCAGATGAAACAAATTCAGAAACATCACAAATGGATGAAGTAATATCAACTTTAGCAAAAAATGGTGTGAATTTTGTTAATTCAGCTACAAGGGTGAAGacaaaaaaaggaaaacctAAAATGGCAATGAGAATTGATATTCCAGCAACTACACCAACAAAGGCTATAACTGCTGTTACTTCAATTTTGTGGGAGGATTTGGTGAATAGTCCTATAAAAGAAGGGTATGGAGAATTCattaacaagagaaaaattcAATATGCTGAAAAGATGATTAGAAGTGCTTTTGTTGAACTCTATAAAGGCCTTGGCCTTCTCAAAACTTACAg CTCATTAAATATAGTGGCATTTTCAAAGATACTCAAAAAGTTTGACaag GTGGCATGCCAAACAGCTTCTGCAAGTTATTTGAAAACAGTGAAAAGATCACATTTCATTAGTTCAGATAAG GTTGTTAGACTAATGGATGAAGTGGAATCCATATTCACAAAGCACTTTGCTAGCAATGATAGAAAAAAGGCAATGAAGTTTTTAAAACCTCAAGTGCAGAAAGGTTCTCATATGGTCACCTTCTTTGTCG GGTTATGTACAGGTTGTTTTGTATCTTTGTTTTGCGTATATGCAATCTTGGCCCACTTGTGTGGTATATTCTCTCCTAACACAGAACCAGCTTATATGGAAGCAGTCTACCCTGTTTTCAG TGTATTTGCATTGTTAAGTCTACACTTGTTCATGTATGGATGCAACCTTTACATGTGGAAGGCTACAAGAATCAATCACAATTTCATCTTTGAATTCTCACCAAGCACAGCATTAAAGCATAGAGATGCATTTCTTATGTGCACTGTATTCATGACTGCTGTGGTTGGGTCAATGGTTGTACACCTTCTTCTTAGGGCTGCAGGGTTTTTTCCTGGCAATGTTGATGCCATCCCTGGAATTCTTCTTCTG ttttTCATAGCTCTGCTCATTTGCCCGTTAGACATATTTTATCGCCCAACTCGCTTCTGCTTCATCCGTGTTATTCGTAACATAGTCTGCTCTCCATTTTATAAG GTTCTTCTAGTGGACTTTTTTATGGCTGATCAACTTACTAGCCAG ATACCATTGCTAAGGCATTTGGAGACAACAGGTTGTCACATTTTATCTCGAGTATTCAAAACACACCACCCTGAAACTTGTCATTCTGGAAGATTATACATGGAAATAACTTACATTATCTCATTTTTGCCATATTTTTGGCGCGCCCTTCAG TGTATAAGAAGATGGTTTGATGACAATGATGTTGCACATTTGGCTAACATGGGGAAGTATGTTTCTGCAATGGTTGCGGCCGGGGCTAGAGTGACATATGGCAGGCAAGATAACAATATAATGTTTGTTATTGTGATAATCACTTCTGTGATGGCTACAATGTATCAATTGTATTGGGATTTTGTCAAGGATTGGGGGTTTCTTAATCCTAACTCCAGAAATGCATGGCTAAGAGATGATCTTGTTTTGAAGAATAAAAGCATATACTACATGTCTATG gcattaaatgttgttttaagaGTGACTTGGACAGAGACTGTCATGCATTTCAAAGTGGGGCCTGTTCAAACAAAGTTGTTAGAATTTCTGTTAGCTTCATTGGAGGTTATTAGAAGAGGGCATTGGAATTTCTACAG GTTGGAGAATGAGCATCTAAACAATGTTGGTCATTACAGAGCAGTGAAGACAGTTCCATTACCCTTTCGTGATGCAGATTCGGATAATTGA